CGTTAACACGGAGCTTTTCCCCAGACTGTTCTGCCTGTGTATGGTGAATGCCTATCCCTCTGTGTATCTGATAGTGCAGACCGCATTCATCCGGCAGATAATCATTGCCGGATATCTGAACACGATACATCCCCAGATTGCTGTTTTTATAGCCGCCTTCAAGGGACTCTGTATAAACAAGGGGGAGCGTTATAAACCCACCCCCATCCATTGACCAGCTCAAAAACTGCGGCAGATCGGAAAGTGCACATGTATTTTCTGTAACAGCACCTGTTGAGACAGTTTTAGGCAGAAGATTATATGCTCCTTTCGGGAGCCTGAAAAGTGATGACGGTTTTTTTAAAAGTTCTTTGGGGTTAAGTTTGGCTTTGACAAGTGTTTCGATAACAGGCAGAGCATCACGGAATATAAACCTTGTACGCTCCATTGTGCCGAATATGTTCCCTGCCATAGGGAACTTTGTACCTTTCACGTTGGTAAAAAGAAGCGCAGGCCCACCATTGCGATAGACAAGACGCTGGATAAGCCCAACCTCAAGATAAGGGTCGACCTCTGTAGATATCCTTTTAAGCTGTCCGTGTTTTTCAAGATCATCAAGACATGAACGAAGGTTTCTGTATCCCATAACTACACCGCAAAAGTTTTTTCCAGAATACCAGAAAGAGAGTTACGCTTCTATCAGAAAATAAACTTAAGCCCTATAACAGCCAGCACAGCAGAACCGGCATATTCGGCATAATGCCCGATATACTTACTGCTGGAGCGTCCCATATGCACCCCGCCGAAAGCAAAACACATGCAGACAACACCGATGATGCAGGATGCGGAGACTATACCGCCGTCCCATAAAGCAAGCGATATCCCTGCACCGAGTGCATCCATGCTTGTAGCCAGCGAAAGCATAATGATTGACAGCCCGACAGTAGGGTCAGAAAGATAAACTCTGCACTCTTTATGCTGAAGTCCTTCACGGAGCATGTTAAACGCCACAAAGAAGAGGATAAAAGCAGCAAGATACTTGAGATTGTCAGTATAGCCCAGCAGAACACGCCCGGCAACTGCACCAAGGACAGGCATAAGAAACTGAAAAAAACCAAACGAACCGCCAAGCCTCAGATAATGCTTCGGCTGATGATACTTTACCCCTATGCACACCGACACACAAAATGCGTCAATGCTCATCGCAACAGCGATCCCCAGAATATCAATAAAACTAATCATAGCAATTCTAATAACCTTCTTAACGTCTTTTTGCAACTAATTTCTGAACGCCAGTGCGATATATACCGGATAGCTGAACAGGTGCCACATCGCTTATTCATGAGTTTAAAGTTATCATTTATCAGGAAAGCTACTCCTGCTTAAGCATTTTCTTAACGTGAAGCCAATACTCAGAATGACCTAAAAGTTATAACAACCTGCACCCCTCCCCGCGTGTTGCTGATGTCGATACTCCCGTTCATCTGCTCTTCCATAATATTTTTCGCTATATATAACCCCAGCCCCATACCTATGGAAGCGTTCTTAGTTGAAAAGTAGGGATCATAAATTCTGTCAATAATAGCACCGTCAATACCGCCGCCATTATCTCGGATTACAATTCTAAAGGTATCTCCCACCTTTGAAAGCTGGAGCCATATCTCCCCCTTCGCTGTCAAACCTCTGAACATACTCTGCTCAACAGCCTCTCTTGAATTCTGCAGACAGTTCAGCACGACCTGCTTCAGCATATCAGGATAGATTTTCGCTTTATATACCACACGCTCCGATTCATAATTATGTTCAGGTGAATCACCGTCTATGGTGAAACGGAAACTAATCCCTTTTGCGTCATACTGAACCCTCACGATACTGTATATGCTGTATAAAACTCCACCCACATTCGTATCGGTGAGTTCTTTTGTCTCCGCAAAGAAATTACGAAAATCATCTATTGTTGTCGAAAGAGCTGTGAGACTCTTCATCGATGTTTCTACTGTCTGCTGAAGGTACTCTTCATCCAGATGCCCACACATAAAGGATTCCTCCAGATCCTGAATACACAAACCAATGGAATTAAGAGGCTGACGCCACTGGTGAGCTATGGCATTTAGTGTTTCGTTCATGCTGTAAAAACGAGCCTGCTGCATCATAACACTTTCCTGCTGTATACGTTTCTCCATTTCTACGTGAACAAGTTTTTCAAGCTCTTCATTCCTTCTGGCGAGACTGTAGTCCTTGATAACCATATAAGA
This window of the Denitrovibrio acetiphilus DSM 12809 genome carries:
- a CDS encoding manganese efflux pump MntP, with the translated sequence MISFIDILGIAVAMSIDAFCVSVCIGVKYHQPKHYLRLGGSFGFFQFLMPVLGAVAGRVLLGYTDNLKYLAAFILFFVAFNMLREGLQHKECRVYLSDPTVGLSIIMLSLATSMDALGAGISLALWDGGIVSASCIIGVVCMCFAFGGVHMGRSSSKYIGHYAEYAGSAVLAVIGLKFIF